In Haloarcula sp. H-GB4, a single genomic region encodes these proteins:
- a CDS encoding RNA-binding protein yields the protein MSSVPFHYVDLRTFCYATEDDKRIEEALRTFLPEDYPIERAQSEGHYGDRIIVLSARVENADDIRHVLTQVASAPDIDAVRAELDDRVDDNCSFFLTFDKQAAFGGSVERGDGITLRAKVEAYPAKREKAVENARELLEEL from the coding sequence ATGTCGTCGGTTCCGTTCCACTACGTCGACCTCCGGACTTTCTGCTACGCAACAGAGGACGACAAGCGTATCGAGGAAGCGCTCCGGACGTTCCTCCCTGAGGACTACCCTATTGAGCGCGCACAGAGCGAGGGGCACTACGGCGACCGGATCATCGTCCTTTCGGCTCGCGTCGAGAACGCCGACGACATCCGGCACGTGCTCACGCAAGTAGCGTCAGCGCCGGACATCGACGCGGTGCGTGCGGAACTTGACGACCGGGTCGACGACAACTGCTCGTTTTTCCTTACCTTCGACAAACAGGCCGCGTTCGGCGGGAGCGTGGAACGCGGCGACGGCATCACGCTCCGGGCGAAAGTCGAGGCCTACCCCGCAAAGCGGGAGAAGGCCGTCGAAAACGCCCGCGAACTCCTAGAGGAGTTGTGA
- a CDS encoding DUF5783 family protein, giving the protein MTEFHAEKFDEKYVHYFEELETAYSNAYQELHGQYDSEVLRGIDRQILSESEPVYEGDGTFSIRLPDDTAARAQSLPGDEATFDTVLSAFTDAIERELRRLFEFE; this is encoded by the coding sequence ATGACCGAGTTCCACGCCGAGAAGTTCGACGAGAAATATGTCCACTACTTCGAGGAGCTCGAAACGGCGTACTCGAACGCGTATCAAGAGTTACACGGGCAATACGACTCCGAGGTCCTCCGTGGGATCGACCGGCAGATTCTCAGCGAGAGCGAGCCGGTGTACGAGGGCGACGGGACGTTCAGCATCCGGCTGCCCGACGACACTGCGGCGCGTGCGCAGTCATTGCCGGGGGACGAAGCGACGTTCGACACAGTGCTGTCGGCGTTCACTGACGCTATCGAGCGCGAACTCCGTCGGCTGTTTGAATTCGAGTAA
- a CDS encoding molybdenum cofactor biosynthesis protein B — MGHDHDETTGHDEHEHGESGYDHEEHKHDSGHNDHHAHDAEGVDIGVLTVSTSRTLDDDPAGDIIAAACEDAGHEIAERRLVADEVDAIEDAVAALLDEGVDVVLTTGGTGLTPDDVTVDAIEPLFDRPIPGFGELFRWLSYEEVGPMAMASRATAGIVDDRLVFCLPGSENAARTGAEKLVAPAVGHLLGLVRR; from the coding sequence ATGGGACACGACCACGATGAAACGACCGGCCACGACGAGCATGAACACGGAGAGTCCGGCTACGACCATGAGGAACATAAACACGACAGTGGCCACAATGACCATCACGCCCACGACGCCGAAGGGGTTGACATAGGGGTTCTCACAGTTTCTACCTCCAGAACACTCGATGATGACCCGGCGGGCGACATCATTGCCGCGGCCTGTGAAGACGCGGGCCACGAGATCGCCGAGCGCCGCCTCGTCGCGGACGAGGTGGACGCTATCGAAGATGCCGTCGCCGCCCTACTAGATGAGGGTGTCGACGTGGTTCTGACGACCGGCGGGACGGGGCTCACGCCCGACGACGTGACCGTCGATGCTATCGAACCGCTGTTCGACCGCCCGATCCCCGGCTTCGGCGAACTGTTCCGCTGGCTCTCCTACGAGGAAGTCGGGCCGATGGCGATGGCGTCACGCGCTACCGCCGGCATCGTCGACGACCGTCTGGTGTTCTGTCTCCCTGGCAGCGAGAACGCCGCTCGGACGGGTGCAGAGAAACTCGTCGCGCCAGCCGTGGGCCACCTGCTAGGGCTCGTCCGACGGTAA
- a CDS encoding RNase P subunit p30 family protein, translating into MYEAVYAHPDGDSTVARHALTAADSEYDGIVVRNHGDEQADYDAEAISDAYGVDIAVGVEVRADDPSRASGFVGNYRSDRTVVVVHGGNRRINRFAVEQPSVDVLAHPMREDGDFNHVLANAAADNGVRVEFDFGPVLRASGGSRVRAIKELRKLRELIEDAGAPFVVSASPSSHLQIRAPRDIIAVGETIGFDADTVREGLAEWGRVVERNRERQSDAVIEPGVRLERDGDDTE; encoded by the coding sequence ATGTACGAGGCCGTCTACGCTCACCCTGACGGCGACAGCACTGTCGCCCGACACGCGCTGACGGCCGCCGATTCAGAATACGACGGTATCGTCGTCAGGAACCACGGCGACGAGCAAGCGGACTACGACGCCGAGGCCATCAGCGACGCCTACGGGGTCGATATCGCGGTGGGCGTCGAGGTCCGAGCGGACGACCCCTCACGGGCCAGCGGTTTCGTCGGAAACTACCGGAGCGACCGAACGGTCGTCGTCGTTCACGGCGGCAACCGCCGAATCAATCGGTTCGCGGTCGAGCAACCGTCCGTCGACGTGCTCGCCCATCCGATGCGTGAGGACGGCGATTTCAACCACGTGCTGGCGAACGCGGCGGCCGACAACGGTGTCCGCGTCGAGTTCGACTTCGGCCCGGTGCTCCGGGCCTCCGGCGGCAGTCGCGTTCGGGCTATCAAGGAACTGCGGAAACTGCGAGAACTCATCGAGGACGCTGGTGCACCCTTTGTCGTTTCAGCGTCGCCGAGCTCCCATCTCCAGATTCGTGCCCCACGGGACATCATCGCCGTCGGGGAGACAATCGGATTCGACGCTGATACCGTCCGGGAGGGCCTTGCAGAGTGGGGCCGCGTCGTGGAGCGCAACCGGGAACGCCAAAGCGACGCCGTCATCGAACCGGGTGTCCGACTCGAACGCGACGGGGACGACACTGAGTAA
- a CDS encoding ABC transporter permease encodes MSRALSRGETRAGHTVGVRELVPVLGAVLLLYFVVPVLVLVITYSPTALLTSLTETYVINAAITSLVAALGSTTIAVVFGLPLAYWLSRNTSVLATAAMGVVVLPLVLPPVVSGMLLLTVVGPNGLGGLTDLALTRSLLGVVAAQTFVASPFFVVTAKAAFDGIDDRLEEASRSLGRDWVGTMRSVTVPLAKPGLLAGLVLTFARAMGEFGATMMLAYYPRTLPVQIWASFISDGLDAALPVAVVLLGVALGTLLVVHALRAAPWR; translated from the coding sequence ATGTCCCGAGCACTGTCACGCGGTGAGACCAGAGCCGGCCATACGGTCGGCGTGCGCGAGCTCGTTCCCGTGCTGGGAGCGGTGCTGCTCCTGTATTTTGTCGTTCCGGTGCTGGTGCTCGTTATCACGTACTCCCCGACAGCGCTGCTGACGAGTCTGACAGAGACGTACGTCATCAACGCTGCAATCACGTCTCTCGTTGCCGCACTCGGCAGTACGACCATCGCTGTCGTGTTCGGCCTCCCGCTTGCCTACTGGCTCTCGCGAAACACCAGCGTGCTGGCGACCGCAGCGATGGGCGTCGTCGTCCTCCCCCTCGTCCTCCCGCCGGTCGTCAGCGGGATGTTGCTGTTGACCGTCGTCGGCCCGAACGGACTCGGGGGACTTACCGACCTAGCACTGACGCGGTCGCTGCTTGGCGTCGTCGCCGCCCAGACGTTCGTCGCGTCGCCGTTCTTCGTCGTCACCGCTAAGGCCGCCTTCGATGGCATTGACGACCGACTCGAAGAAGCCTCACGCTCACTCGGACGCGACTGGGTCGGGACAATGCGTTCAGTGACGGTCCCGCTCGCAAAGCCCGGGCTGCTCGCCGGACTCGTACTGACCTTTGCACGCGCAATGGGGGAGTTCGGCGCGACGATGATGCTGGCGTACTACCCGCGGACGCTCCCCGTGCAGATCTGGGCCTCGTTCATCTCTGACGGATTGGATGCGGCGCTGCCCGTGGCAGTAGTGCTGCTCGGCGTCGCACTCGGCACGCTGCTGGTGGTCCATGCACTGCGGGCGGCGCCATGGCGATAG
- a CDS encoding HD domain-containing protein: protein MTQELGPLARTLSLPYYEDALPAHDQFHAKRVRDIALRLAGNCDGSVDRDIIAASAWLHDIGRPRERAGEIDDHDEWATLEAAQLLAAEGVAPDRIDRIKHCIRAHSIRASSPEPKTLEAKLLFDADKLDAAGARGLVRLACIVGERSGRMGEKYAVIDDTSATDLESSASPDIALLQNWAQERLDTLYTQPGRRLGRTRQEFMDEFFTQFANEIGVMGES, encoded by the coding sequence ATGACACAGGAACTAGGTCCCCTTGCTCGAACACTGTCGCTGCCGTACTACGAAGACGCCCTCCCAGCGCACGACCAGTTTCACGCCAAGCGAGTTCGAGATATCGCGCTTCGCCTCGCGGGCAACTGCGACGGCTCGGTCGACCGAGATATTATCGCCGCGTCGGCGTGGCTCCACGACATTGGCCGGCCCCGAGAGCGGGCCGGTGAAATCGATGACCACGACGAATGGGCCACGCTGGAAGCCGCGCAACTACTCGCGGCCGAAGGCGTGGCACCCGACCGAATCGACCGTATCAAACACTGCATTCGAGCACACAGTATCCGCGCAAGTTCTCCGGAGCCGAAAACACTGGAGGCGAAACTCCTCTTCGACGCAGACAAACTCGACGCCGCCGGAGCACGCGGACTCGTCCGACTGGCCTGTATCGTCGGCGAGCGGTCTGGGCGGATGGGTGAGAAATACGCCGTCATCGATGACACGTCAGCGACCGACCTCGAATCGTCGGCGTCTCCGGATATCGCACTGCTTCAGAACTGGGCGCAGGAACGGTTAGACACGCTGTACACCCAACCCGGCCGGCGTCTCGGCCGGACGCGTCAGGAATTCATGGACGAGTTTTTCACGCAATTCGCCAATGAAATCGGGGTTATGGGGGAGTCGTAA
- a CDS encoding helix-turn-helix domain-containing protein, with product MSGRMLAEVEVFGPRSCHVQPHADEEWSVSSVSRSVTSVDADPVIEEFTLKGGDEPPSVLQTDELNVDHVFAYEQRHVFQLSRAAGQGCVCERIEAAGCVVHEFSADTESIVVTFLVDDVPTLREIVDDLQSEGDTVKLRRLLEDTSTETDRPVVLDRAKLTGRQREVLTRAHEMGYFEHPRDATAGDVADALDISTSTFTEHLAAAQRKLLDDLLDSR from the coding sequence ATGTCGGGCCGAATGCTCGCCGAGGTCGAAGTGTTCGGCCCCCGGTCCTGCCACGTACAGCCACACGCCGACGAGGAGTGGTCAGTGTCGTCGGTCTCCCGGAGCGTAACGAGTGTTGATGCTGACCCCGTTATCGAAGAGTTTACCCTCAAAGGCGGCGACGAGCCGCCATCAGTGCTACAGACTGATGAGTTGAACGTCGACCACGTGTTCGCCTACGAGCAGCGACACGTTTTCCAACTGTCCAGAGCGGCCGGGCAGGGCTGCGTGTGTGAACGTATCGAAGCAGCCGGTTGCGTTGTTCATGAGTTCTCGGCGGACACTGAATCCATCGTCGTCACGTTTCTCGTCGACGACGTTCCAACCCTGCGAGAGATTGTTGACGACCTCCAGTCGGAAGGTGATACTGTCAAACTCCGGCGGCTACTGGAAGACACGTCTACGGAGACGGACCGGCCGGTCGTGCTCGACCGCGCGAAACTGACTGGCCGCCAGCGCGAGGTACTGACTCGTGCCCATGAGATGGGCTATTTCGAACATCCGCGCGATGCGACCGCCGGTGACGTGGCCGACGCACTAGATATCTCCACCTCGACGTTTACCGAGCATCTCGCTGCGGCTCAGCGAAAACTCCTCGACGACCTGCTTGACTCCCGCTGA
- a CDS encoding TRAM domain-containing protein, with the protein MATDSDLHCLFTAPVEEQHDSYVIEIPKQEVELGTLAPETLYRIALFQSAAEAPTSQSQSSSQSRPDPQSSSNSKSEPQSGSQSGSQSDSRSDEPSREPEFGPSSPPVAEGETRVVEIENIGDKGDGVARIDGGYVVIVSDADVGERLRVEMDQVRENVAFAEIVERLPYYE; encoded by the coding sequence ATGGCGACCGATTCAGATCTTCACTGTCTCTTTACCGCACCCGTTGAGGAGCAGCATGACTCGTACGTGATCGAAATTCCGAAACAAGAGGTCGAACTGGGGACGCTGGCCCCTGAGACGCTGTACCGGATCGCACTGTTCCAGTCGGCGGCTGAAGCACCCACGTCCCAGTCACAGTCAAGTTCCCAATCCAGGCCTGATCCGCAGTCCAGTTCCAACTCCAAGTCAGAGCCACAGTCCGGTTCACAATCCGGGTCGCAGTCCGATTCGCGGTCCGACGAGCCAAGCAGGGAACCGGAGTTCGGACCGTCGTCCCCGCCCGTTGCCGAGGGTGAGACGCGCGTGGTCGAAATCGAGAACATCGGCGACAAAGGCGATGGGGTCGCGCGTATCGACGGCGGGTACGTCGTCATCGTCTCCGACGCGGACGTCGGCGAGCGCCTCCGCGTCGAGATGGACCAGGTCCGCGAGAACGTGGCCTTCGCGGAGATCGTCGAACGGCTCCCGTACTACGAGTAA
- a CDS encoding extracellular solute-binding protein, whose product MARQTRRAVLAALGSGVATTAGCGAFGQERVDVLVAGSLQKAASETLQPQTGVELAVEARGSVQAARLVADGKRDPAIVALADPTLFDRVMDTTWHAVIASNEMVLAYNPETDAGTRIADAEPWYAPLKRASVSLGRTDPALDPLGYRTLFVLSLAADYYDEPGLADAALSPDQTYPETQLLAQFETGAVDAAFVYRSMAVERDYPFREFPPEIHLGDPAYAEQYQTTSYELPNGTTITGSPIEYGAVRRDNQEATRTAFEAVLSGDWLAPHGFTLRQAYPRLVGDVPSTVTR is encoded by the coding sequence ATGGCCCGGCAAACCCGGCGTGCAGTACTCGCGGCACTGGGGAGTGGTGTCGCCACAACCGCAGGGTGTGGGGCATTCGGTCAGGAACGGGTAGACGTACTGGTCGCGGGGAGTTTGCAAAAAGCGGCCAGTGAGACGCTTCAACCCCAAACGGGTGTCGAACTCGCCGTCGAAGCCCGCGGGTCAGTGCAGGCCGCCCGGCTGGTCGCCGATGGGAAACGCGACCCGGCTATTGTCGCCTTGGCGGACCCGACCCTGTTCGACCGGGTCATGGATACCACCTGGCACGCGGTGATTGCCAGCAACGAGATGGTGCTTGCGTACAACCCAGAGACGGACGCCGGGACCCGCATCGCGGACGCAGAGCCGTGGTACGCCCCGCTCAAACGTGCCAGTGTCTCGCTCGGCCGGACTGACCCGGCGCTTGACCCGCTTGGGTATCGAACGCTGTTCGTGCTGTCCCTCGCGGCGGACTACTACGACGAACCCGGCCTTGCCGATGCGGCCCTATCCCCCGACCAGACGTATCCCGAGACACAACTGCTCGCGCAGTTCGAGACGGGGGCCGTCGACGCCGCCTTCGTCTACCGGAGCATGGCGGTCGAACGGGACTACCCGTTCCGGGAGTTTCCGCCGGAGATACATCTTGGCGACCCCGCATACGCCGAACAGTATCAGACCACCAGCTACGAGCTGCCGAACGGCACGACAATTACTGGCAGCCCTATCGAGTACGGAGCTGTCCGCCGAGATAATCAAGAAGCGACGCGTACAGCCTTCGAGGCAGTCCTGTCCGGTGACTGGCTCGCACCACACGGATTTACCCTCCGCCAGGCGTATCCTCGACTAGTGGGAGATGTCCCGAGCACTGTCACGCGGTGA
- a CDS encoding ubiquinol-cytochrome c reductase iron-sulfur subunit codes for MIEYPKPDDDEEQGDDCSCDGATGTSPTLYGDARAELRRRDFAKFLATVGGLTAVASLTAPLASTTQVFERGYKGPVYSDGIHLVDGKGERITESRLSEGEHMTVFPEPRPGIEDAPTLLVRYPESEYGSDISEGFTVSGYAAFSKVCTHAGCMVSDREEDLVVCPCHFGKFNVLEGAAVSGGPPGRPLPQLPITVTSDGFLVATGDFEGPIGPGGE; via the coding sequence ATGATAGAGTATCCGAAACCCGACGACGACGAGGAACAGGGCGACGACTGCTCGTGTGACGGGGCAACCGGGACGTCTCCCACACTGTATGGGGACGCCCGCGCAGAACTCCGCCGCCGTGACTTCGCGAAGTTCCTCGCGACCGTCGGCGGTCTGACCGCCGTCGCCAGCCTCACCGCACCGCTTGCCAGCACTACACAGGTGTTCGAGCGAGGGTACAAGGGGCCGGTGTACTCCGACGGCATCCACCTCGTCGACGGCAAGGGCGAGCGAATCACGGAAAGCCGACTTTCCGAAGGCGAGCACATGACCGTGTTCCCGGAGCCCCGGCCCGGCATTGAAGACGCGCCGACGCTGCTGGTGCGCTATCCCGAGTCCGAGTACGGCAGCGACATCTCGGAGGGGTTCACCGTCAGCGGCTACGCCGCCTTCTCGAAGGTCTGTACCCACGCCGGCTGTATGGTCTCTGACCGAGAGGAGGACTTGGTCGTCTGTCCCTGCCACTTCGGGAAATTCAACGTTCTGGAAGGGGCGGCGGTCAGCGGCGGCCCGCCGGGACGACCGCTCCCGCAGCTTCCGATTACGGTGACCAGCGACGGATTCCTCGTCGCCACCGGCGACTTCGAAGGGCCAATCGGCCCGGGGGGTGAGTGA
- a CDS encoding NUDIX hydrolase, translating into MTSVDDLWFLSDKACQTAEQTYHDLRKRYTDFVEFTRHRNVPRNRFRDVATVARDHGAPYGAHTLAYRPSGELLLVRHEGVDLWVLPGGELDEGESLQEAALRELGEESGIEATIKGLGMLGRIEFYCDGNMAWGVLPVYEAHAETTDIAVDDPDHEISEARWFDELPADTRDREEILEWRGQRFGDGA; encoded by the coding sequence ATGACGAGTGTCGACGACCTGTGGTTCCTCTCCGATAAGGCCTGTCAAACGGCCGAACAGACGTATCACGACCTCCGGAAGCGCTACACGGATTTTGTCGAGTTCACGCGCCACCGCAACGTCCCGCGGAATCGGTTCCGGGACGTGGCTACCGTCGCCCGGGACCACGGCGCACCATACGGCGCGCACACGCTGGCTTACAGACCCTCCGGCGAACTCCTGCTCGTCCGCCACGAGGGCGTCGACCTGTGGGTTCTGCCCGGCGGGGAGCTCGACGAAGGCGAATCGCTGCAGGAGGCCGCACTACGGGAATTAGGCGAGGAGAGCGGTATCGAGGCGACTATCAAGGGACTTGGGATGCTCGGGCGGATCGAGTTCTACTGCGACGGCAATATGGCCTGGGGCGTGCTGCCAGTGTACGAGGCGCACGCAGAGACGACCGACATTGCCGTCGACGACCCGGACCACGAAATCAGTGAGGCCCGGTGGTTCGACGAACTGCCGGCCGACACGCGCGACCGCGAGGAGATTTTAGAGTGGCGCGGACAGCGGTTTGGCGACGGGGCGTAA
- a CDS encoding molybdopterin synthase — MQVLGIVGHSESGKTTLVERLTQRLSGTGRVATVKHCTHPPDVDTDGKDTARHRDAGAGETVALTDDGEWYATGQSRTLDETLDALAPDYDYVLVEGYSDASIPKVVLGDREAADPVVHRAPHGADADLDEIVTAMEERDPYITLETLVADVKRDPDEVYSGAIATFTGRVRAQEGPEDPPTELLEFERYDEVAAEKMATLRRDLEARDGIYAVRLHHKTGVVDAGEDIVFVVILAGHRTEAFRAVEDGINRLKEEVPLFKKEVTVDEEFWAHER; from the coding sequence ATGCAAGTCCTCGGTATCGTCGGCCACTCCGAGTCGGGGAAGACCACGCTGGTCGAGCGGTTGACACAGCGGCTCTCCGGGACCGGCCGTGTCGCGACGGTGAAACACTGCACGCATCCGCCGGATGTCGACACGGACGGGAAAGACACGGCTCGACACCGCGACGCCGGCGCGGGCGAGACGGTCGCGCTTACCGACGACGGCGAGTGGTACGCGACGGGACAGTCGCGGACACTCGATGAGACGTTGGACGCGCTCGCGCCCGACTACGACTACGTACTTGTTGAGGGATATTCAGACGCGAGCATCCCCAAAGTCGTCCTCGGCGACCGCGAGGCCGCCGACCCGGTCGTCCATCGCGCGCCCCATGGCGCGGACGCTGACCTCGACGAGATCGTCACTGCGATGGAGGAGCGAGACCCCTACATCACGCTGGAAACACTCGTCGCCGACGTAAAGCGGGACCCGGACGAAGTCTACTCCGGCGCAATAGCGACGTTCACCGGGCGTGTCCGCGCACAAGAGGGGCCGGAGGACCCGCCGACGGAGTTGCTGGAGTTCGAGCGCTACGACGAGGTCGCCGCCGAGAAGATGGCCACGCTTCGCCGGGACCTCGAAGCGCGGGACGGTATCTACGCGGTCCGGCTTCACCACAAAACCGGCGTGGTCGACGCTGGCGAGGACATTGTTTTCGTCGTCATCTTGGCCGGCCACCGAACTGAGGCGTTCCGCGCCGTCGAAGACGGCATCAACCGGCTGAAAGAGGAAGTGCCGCTGTTCAAGAAGGAGGTCACTGTTGACGAGGAGTTCTGGGCACACGAGCGGTAA
- the thiC gene encoding phosphomethylpyrimidine synthase ThiC produces the protein MTQMAAARNGTVTEEMERVAAREGVDPAFVRQQVADGQAVIPSNVGHDSLDPMIIGREFATKVNANIGNSEETSDIEGELEKLHTAVHYGADTVMDLSTGSNLDEIRSANVEHSPVPIGTVPIYEAVKRASNPSEITHELLLDVIEKQAKQGVDYMTIHAGVRMEHLPLTDGRKTGIVSRGGSILAQWIEENGMENPLYTKFEDICEIFHEYDVTFSLGDGLRPGCLADAGDDAQFAELDTLGELTRTAWEHDVQVMVEGPGHVPMDQVAEQVERQQEACDGAPFYVLGPLVTDVAPGYDHITSAIGATEAGRAGAAMLCYVTPKEHLGLPEKSDVRDGLAAYRIAAHAADVANGREGARDWDDALSEARYAFDWREQFDLALDPDRAREYHDQTLPGDNYKEARFCSMCGVEFCSMRIDQDARSDGDMESIEADADDRTAIEDSPAAEVNRPPVGTHDEADIPGSDADMPTDTEGSADD, from the coding sequence ATGACGCAGATGGCAGCAGCGCGGAACGGAACTGTCACCGAAGAGATGGAGCGAGTCGCAGCGCGCGAAGGAGTCGACCCGGCGTTCGTCCGGCAGCAAGTCGCTGACGGACAGGCGGTGATCCCTTCAAACGTCGGCCACGACTCACTTGACCCGATGATTATCGGCCGGGAGTTTGCGACGAAAGTCAACGCAAACATCGGCAACAGCGAAGAGACAAGCGATATTGAGGGCGAACTGGAGAAGCTCCACACAGCTGTTCACTACGGTGCGGACACGGTGATGGACCTCTCGACTGGGAGTAACCTCGACGAGATACGGTCGGCCAACGTCGAGCATTCGCCGGTCCCCATTGGAACAGTTCCCATCTACGAGGCGGTCAAGCGCGCTAGCAACCCGAGCGAGATCACCCACGAACTGCTGCTTGACGTCATCGAGAAGCAGGCAAAGCAGGGCGTCGACTATATGACCATCCACGCCGGCGTCCGGATGGAACACTTGCCGTTGACTGACGGCCGCAAAACGGGGATTGTCTCCCGTGGTGGGTCCATTCTCGCCCAGTGGATCGAGGAGAATGGGATGGAGAATCCACTGTACACGAAATTCGAGGATATCTGTGAGATATTCCACGAATACGACGTGACCTTCAGCCTCGGCGACGGCCTCCGGCCGGGCTGTCTCGCCGATGCTGGCGACGACGCACAGTTCGCCGAACTGGATACGCTCGGGGAACTCACGCGGACCGCTTGGGAGCACGACGTGCAGGTGATGGTCGAGGGACCCGGCCACGTCCCGATGGATCAGGTCGCCGAGCAAGTCGAACGTCAACAGGAGGCCTGTGACGGCGCACCGTTCTACGTGCTCGGCCCGCTCGTGACCGACGTTGCGCCGGGCTACGACCATATTACGAGCGCTATCGGCGCGACGGAGGCGGGCCGTGCCGGTGCGGCGATGCTCTGCTACGTGACTCCCAAGGAGCATCTCGGCCTCCCGGAGAAATCCGATGTGCGAGACGGACTTGCGGCCTATCGTATCGCTGCGCACGCCGCCGACGTGGCAAACGGCCGCGAGGGGGCACGGGACTGGGACGACGCTCTCTCGGAAGCCCGGTACGCCTTCGACTGGCGAGAGCAGTTCGACCTGGCGCTGGACCCAGACCGCGCCCGCGAGTACCACGACCAGACGCTCCCCGGTGACAACTACAAGGAGGCGCGCTTTTGCTCGATGTGTGGCGTAGAGTTCTGTTCGATGCGTATCGATCAGGATGCACGATCTGATGGCGACATGGAGTCGATTGAGGCCGACGCTGACGACCGGACTGCGATTGAAGACTCGCCAGCGGCAGAAGTAAACCGGCCGCCGGTCGGTACCCATGATGAGGCCGACATCCCCGGCTCTGACGCTGATATGCCCACTGATACAGAGGGGAGTGCTGACGATTAG
- the moaC gene encoding cyclic pyranopterin monophosphate synthase MoaC yields MSEEFTHVDEDGDAQMVDVGDKAESQRRAVARGQIRLTESTLAAIDADEVEKGDVLATARIGAIQAVKHTWETVPMCHQIPITNVEVEFTVNDDAVEITVAVETVGKTGCEMEALEGVTTGLNVVWDMVKANEKDDNGEYPTTAIQNVRVVEKTVDR; encoded by the coding sequence ATGTCCGAGGAGTTCACGCACGTCGACGAGGATGGGGACGCACAGATGGTCGATGTCGGCGACAAGGCCGAGAGCCAGCGACGCGCAGTCGCGCGCGGACAGATTCGGCTCACCGAGTCCACGCTGGCGGCCATCGACGCCGACGAGGTGGAGAAAGGCGACGTGCTGGCGACGGCCCGCATCGGCGCGATTCAGGCGGTGAAACACACCTGGGAGACGGTGCCGATGTGCCACCAGATCCCCATCACCAACGTCGAAGTCGAGTTCACTGTCAACGACGATGCCGTCGAAATCACGGTCGCCGTCGAAACGGTCGGCAAGACCGGCTGCGAGATGGAAGCGCTGGAGGGTGTGACAACCGGCCTCAACGTCGTTTGGGACATGGTGAAGGCCAACGAGAAAGACGACAACGGCGAGTACCCCACGACGGCAATCCAGAACGTCCGCGTCGTCGAGAAAACCGTCGACCGCTGA